The Rhineura floridana isolate rRhiFlo1 chromosome 8, rRhiFlo1.hap2, whole genome shotgun sequence genome includes a region encoding these proteins:
- the AMDHD1 gene encoding probable imidazolonepropionase, translating to MAADQYKLLLEGAQQLVLVCTKGEKYLLEDGMQHLAVLENASVVIGKDGCIKAAGETGAIRKQFSGASFEHIIDCSGKCILPGLVDAHTHPVWAGDRVHEFAMKLAGASYMDIHQAGGGIHFTVEHTQKALEDELFKSFKHRLLRMIRAGTTLVECKSGYGLNLETEVKMLRVIEQARQELDIGISSTYCGAHSVPKGKSAIEATDDIISLHLPNLKELDRNGEIHIDNIDVFCEKGVFDLNCTRRILQAGKDIGLQINFHGDELHPMKCAELGAELGAQAISHLEEISDEGITAMAQAKCAAVLLPTTAYILRLKQPQARKILKEGVIVALGSDFNPNAYCCSMLMVMHLACVNMKMSMKEALAAATINAAYALGRSNTHGSIETGKQGDFVIINSPRWEHLIYQFGSHQELIEYVIIKGNVVYKNDSILDY from the exons ATGGCTGCTGACCAGTATAAGCTCTTACTTGAAGGCGCCCAACAGCTGGTGCTTGTCTGCACCAAAGGCGAGAAATACCTCCTGGAAGATGGCATGCAACATCTGGCTGTGCTGGAAAATGCCAGTGTGGTGATTGGCAA AGACGGCTGTATAAAAGCTGCAGGAGAGACAGGTGCCATTCGTAAGCAATTTTCAGGAGCATCTTTTGAACATATAATTGATTGTTCAGGAAAGTGCATCTTACCAG gtctcgtagatgcacacacacatcccgtATGGGCTGGCGACCGAGTTCATGAGTTTGCAATGAAG ctgGCAGGAGCTTCCTATATGGATATTCATCAAGCAGGAGGAGGGATACATTTCACTGTGGAACACACGCAGAAAGCCCTGGAAGATGAGCTCTTCAAAAGTTTCAAACACCGGCTGCTACGCATGATCAGAGCAGGCACCACTTTGGTTGAATGCAAAAGTGGATATGGTTTAAACCTAGAGACAGAAGTTAAGATGCTCAGAGTGATTGAACAGGCTAGGCAGGAGTTGGACATCGGTATTTCCTCTACTTACTGTGGAGCTCATTCTGTTCCAAA GGGGAAAAGTGCCATTGAAGCCACTGACGACATTATCAGCTTGCACCTTCCTAACCTGAAGGAACTTGACCGTAATGGTGAAATACATATTGACAATATAGATGTTTTCTGTGAGAAGGGAGTCTTTGATCTGAATTGTACCAGAAGAATTCTTCAGGCTGGGAAAGATATAGGGTTACAGATCAACTTCCATGGTGATGAACTCCACCCAATGAAATGTGCTGAG CTTGGAGCTGAACTGGGAGCTCAAGCTATAAGTCACCTAGAAGAAATCAGTGATGAAGGTATTACTGCAATGGCCCAGGCAAAGTGTGCAGCTGTCCTATTACCAACCACTGCCTACATACTGAG ATTAAAACAGCCTCAAGCtagaaaaatattaaaagaagGAGTAATTGTTGCTCTTGGCAGCGATTTTAATCCTAATGCCTATTGCTGTTCAATG CTCATGGTTATGCATCTGGCCTGTGTCAACATGAAAATGTCCATGAAGGAGGCTttagctgctgccaccattaatgcGGCTTATGCTCTTGGGAGATCAAACACACATGGCTCCATAGAGACTGGCAAACAAGGGGACTTCGTTATCATCAACTCACCAAG atGGGAACACTTGATTTACCAGTTTGGCAGCCATCAAGAACTGATTGAGTACGTAATTATTAAAGGAAATGTTGTCTATAAAAATGACAGCATCTTGGACTACTAA